One window of Trichoderma breve strain T069 chromosome 3, whole genome shotgun sequence genomic DNA carries:
- a CDS encoding surfeit locus protein 5 subunit 22 of mediator complex domain-containing protein — protein sequence MERSQPASSNLMDNHNRLVADILTRYRTLMMLATVQAEQDRNNANPEAMAVTGISIKMEFDGLYTSIKEFLTLSRKIKELWIFGPLGTEDSDRKEKEEQLDQDVNRVSELLNQMEASKMKSLAESNGGTWQPLVREEMESTIAAAAAAAAAAAASTGAGR from the exons ATGGAGCGCTCAcagccagcctcgtccaATCTGATGG ACAACCATAACCGCCTCGTCGCCGACATCCTCACCCGCTACCGCACCCTCATGATGCTCGCCACCGTccaagcagaacaagaccgcaacaacgccaaccccgaagccatggccgtcaccggcatctccatcaaaaTGGAATTCGACGGACTA TACACCTCCATCAAGGAATTCCTCACCCTCTCCCGCAAAATCAAGGAGCTCTGGATCTTTGGCCCGCTCGGCACCGAGGACAGCGATcgcaaggagaaggaggagcagctcgaTCAGGACGTCAACCGTGTGTCGGAGCTGCTTAACCAGATGGAGGCttccaagatgaagagcctGGCGGAGAGCAATGGCGGGACATGGCAGCCGCTGGTCagggaggagatggagagcacTATTGCGgcggctgccgctgctgcggctgccgctgccgcctcaACTGGTGCCGGACGATGA
- a CDS encoding tRNA pseudouridine synthase domain-containing protein, with the protein MAAADEAPVASGAPTTERNDAKPSGDNQNKKPDNSRGNKGKKGDRGRGEWSRTKVDKRKRNDEYHEYKRRKISDIDKPKANPFSKEEIEAESRRPKRKVAVMIGYAGTGYKGMQLNGEEETIERDLFRAFIKAGAISKANADDPRKSSLARCARTDKGVHAAGNVISLKLIIEEDDIVDKINEALPAQIRVWGIQRTNNSYNCYQYCDSRWYEYLMPSYCLLPPHPQSFLGKKLVEINKEYGAEEETNARLADVKNFWEEVDEKEIKPILARLDPETRAAVLESLHSEQASGEAETDETKKADNEEAAEPAAAQQETAKEEEDYVMVDKDQPSAENAEPAAASEDAAAQKPTVVLETVQPKRRELGPVDFALRDIKAAYIGAKRAYRVSPERIQRLQEALNKYEGTNNFHNYTVQKSHGDPSSKRHIRSFVVNPKPIIIGDTEWLSLKVHGQSFMMHQIRKMVGLVTLMVRCGTSLDRITESYGPKKMAIPKMPGLGLLLERPVFENYNKRAKETLGREDIDFDKYNEKLEAFKQEQIYSRIFGVEEKENSFHSFFTQIDQFRSNHFLWLTAGGMNVATIDKSGGKDVDKQLGDEDEEDPEGGEG; encoded by the exons ATGGCGGCCGCTGACGAGGCTCCTGTCGCTAGTGGTGCGCCCACGACCGAGCGCAACGATGCAAAGCCTTCAGGCGACAACCAGAATAAGAAGCCTGACAACAGCCGTGGgaacaagggaaagaaaggcgATAGAGGCCGTGGAGAATGGAG CCGCACCAAGGTAGACAAGCGGAAGCGCAATGACGAGTATCACGAGTACAAGCGCCGCAAGATTAGCGACATTGACAAACCCAAAGCAAATCCCTTCTccaaggaagagattgaggcCGAGAGCCGTCGGCCGAAGCGCAAGGTTGCCGTCATGATTGGATATGCTGGCACGGGCTACAAGGGCATGCAGCTtaatggcgaagaggagacgATTGAGCGTGACCTCTTCCGGGCCTTTATCAAGGCTGGCGCCATCTCAAAGGCCAACGCAGACGACCCGCGAAAGTCGAGTCTGGCTCGTTGCGCTCGCACAGACAAGGGCGTGCACGCCGCAGGCAACGTCATCAGTCTGAAGCTGATtatcgaggaggatgacattGTCGACAAGATCAACGAGGCTCTCCCGGCTCAAATTCGAGTCTGGGGTATCCAGcgaaccaacaacagctaCAACTGCTACCAGTACTGCGACTCACGCTGGTATGAGTATCTCATGCCTAGCTACTGTCTTCTCCCCCCACACCCGCAGAGCTTTTTGggcaagaagctggttgagaTCAACAAAGAGTACGGCGCCGAAGAGGAAACGAACGCACGACTGGCCGATGTCAAGAACTTCTGGGAGGAAGTGGATGAGAAGGAGATTAAGCCCATCTTGGCTCGACTAGACCCAGAGACCAGAGCCGCTGTTTTGGAGAGCCTGCACTCCGAACAAGCCTcaggagaggctgagacagACGAGACCAAGAAGGCTGACAACGAAGAAGCCGCGGAAcccgctgctgctcagcaagagacagccaaggaagaggaagactaTGTCATGGTCGACAAGGATCAGCCGTCTGCAGAAAACGCCGAgcctgccgccgccagcgaAGATGCCGCTGCCCAAAAGCCGACAGTCGTTCTTGAGACGGTTCAGCCCAAGCGCCGCGAGTTGGGACCCGTGGACTTTGCCCTGCGCGACATCAAAGCGGCGTACATTGGTGCTAAGCGTGCGTATCGCGTGTCGCCTGAGCGCATCCAGAGACTGCAGGAGGCCCTCAACAAGTACGAGGGAACCAACAACTTCCACAACTACACCGTCCAGAAGTCGCATGGCGACCCGTCATCGAAGCGACATATCCGGTCGTTTGTTGTGAACCCCAaacccatcatcatcggcgacACCGAGTGGCTCTCGCTCAAGGTCCACGGACAGAGCTTCATGATGCACCAGATCCGCAAGATGGTTGGTCTGGTGACTCTGATGGTACGATGCGGAACCTCGCTGGACCGCATCACGGAGAGCTATGGCCCTAAGAAGATGGCCATTCCTAAGATGCCCGGGTTGggtctgctgctggagcggCCCGTGTTTGAAAACTACAACAAGAGAGCAAAGGAGACGCTCGGACGGGAGGACATTGACTTTGACAAGTACaatgagaagctggaggcgTTTAAGCAGGAGCAGATTTACTCGCGCATCTTTGGCGTcgaggaaaaagagaattc ATTCCACAGCTTCTTCACGCAGATTGATCAGTTCAGATCGAACCACTTCCTGTGGCTGACCGCCGGAGGCATGAACGTGGCGACAATTGACAAGTCGGGCGGAAAGGACGTTGACAAGCAGTTgggcgacgaagatgaggaggatcCTGAAGGTGGAGAGGGTTAA
- a CDS encoding transmembrane alpha-helix domain-containing protein encodes MAQIDSTATQAPTKPAHPVVTSFPFNPLTTTFTRPADCDGIFASSFLSGIDFSTSCLPKGFHTDETSYFSPGLVCPTGYYSACHDNIGAKSITTVTCCPTFGTDLSLSCVTASTLESVWSTLFCTWIAGDVTSLPMTVSDNGITSTVTRSFSGREGLNAFGVRMVYQKTDTQTTTMAKSTKYTPPTSWTRTGWPAYPTNSDSGGSSGGLSSGAKAAIGAGVAVPIVVVGLALGLFFWWWRKRKQYNKVQMAQHTTPPTELHSQSTPSELASGMTHKPLYAAEVPAQEPPATELPAPLR; translated from the coding sequence ATGGCTCAGATAGACTCAACAGCCACTCAGGCCCCGACCAAACCGGCCCATCCCGTCGTTACCTCGTTCCCATTTAACCCCTTGACGACCACTTTTACTCGTCCCGCGGACTGCGATGGCATCTTTGCATCCAGCTTCCTCTCTGGCATTGACTTCTCAACGTCCTGTCTCCCAAAAGGCTTCCACACCGACGAGACATCGTACTTTTCGCCCGGTCTAGTGTGTCCCACGGGCTACTACTCTGCCTGCCACGATAACATCGGCGCGAAGAGCATCACGACGGTAACATGTTGTCCGACGTTTGGGACCGATCTCTCGCTTTCGTGCGTCACAGCAAGCACGCTGGAGAGTGTCTGGTCAACACTGTTTTGTACATGGATTGCAGGCGATGTTACTTCGCTCCCCATGACGGTGAGCGACAACGGCATCACGAGCACGGTGACGAGATCTTTCTCAGGACGTGAAGGTCTGAACGCTTTTGGCGTTCGAATGGTCTACCAAAAGACTGACACTCAGACGACAACAATGGCAAAATCAACAAAGTACACACCACCAACATCGTGGACAAGAACTGGGTGGCCGGCATATCCAACGAACTCTGATTCTGGCGGCTCATCAGGTGGCCTCTCTTCGGGAGCAAAGGCTGCGATAGGAGCTGGAGTTGCCGTGCCGATAGTCGTCGTCGGGTTGGCCCTCGGCTTGTTCTTCTGGTGGTGGAGGAAACGGAAGCAGTACAACAAGGTGCAGATGGCCCAACACACAACACCGCCTACGGAGCTTCACAGCCAGTCGACGCCTAGCGAGTTGGCAAGTGGAATGACACACAAGCCTCTGTACGCCGCCGAGGTGCCTGCGCAAGAGCCTCCCGCGACTGAACTGCCGGCGCCATTGCGGTAG
- a CDS encoding alcohol dehydrogenase groES-like domain-containing protein, whose amino-acid sequence MASTETKFEGWVALDKNSVEGNMVWQEYEVKPWEETDIDIKISHCGICGTDLHKLRSGWGPTAYPVVVGHEIVGTAVRVGKEAATQTGIKVGDRVGVGAQNDSCQCRKPPQTVEDHSDCEACASGNEVYCPRSTTTYGAKYLTAAGGKSMGGYARFHRCPAKFAFKIPDNLPSEHAAPMMCAGVTVFSPLAHFGNRGEGPLDQRLKGMSVGVLGVGGLGHFGILFAKAMGADRIVAVSRRSDKRADALALGADEYIATAEEEEWAKKHARTLNLIICSISSSNMPLTEYIGLLKREGIFCQLGLPDDGQFKVGAGTICAGRRSLTGSFMGSPHEIREMLQLAADKGIKPWVEQWPMSEANRAIVDMDLGKAKYRYVLVNNDQ is encoded by the exons ATGGCTTCCACCGAGACAAAGTTTGAGGGATGGGTGGCCCTAGACAAGAACTCTGTCGAGGGCAATATGGTCTGGCAGGAGTACGAAGTTAAGCCCTGGGAAGAGACAGACATTGACATTAAAATCTCACACTGCGGCATCTGTGGCACAGATCTGCATAAGCTCCGATCTGGCTGG GGTCCGACTGCGTAtcccgtcgtcgtcggccatgAGATTGTCGGCACGGCCGTGCGAGTCGGCAAGGAGGCCGCCACCCAGACCGGCATCAAGGTCGGCGATCGGGTCGGCGTGGGCGCGCAAAACGACTCGTGCCAGTGCCGTAAGCCGCCGCAGACCGTCGAGGACCACTCCGACTGCGAGGCTTGTGCATCCGGCAACGAGGTTTACTGCCCGCGGTCGACAACGACGTACGGCGCCAAGTATCTCACCGCTGCTGGCGGGAAGAGCATGGGCGGCTATGCCCGGTTCCATCGATGCCCGGCCAAGTTCGCCTTCAAGATCCCCGACAACCTCCCGAGCGAGCATGCCGCGCCGATGATGTGTGCGGGCGTGACGGTCTTCTCGCCGCTTGCGCACTTCGGAAACCGCGGCGAAGGTCCTCTTGACCAGCGTCTCAAGGGCATGTCGGTTGGCGTCCTCGGAGTCGGCGGCTTGGGCCACTTTGGCATCCTATTTGCCAAGGCCATGGGCGCCGATCGAATCGTGGCCGTTTCTCGTCGCTCGGACAAGCGAGCAGACGCTCTGGCTCTGGGAGCAGACGAATACATCGCCacggccgaagaagaagaatgggcAAAGAAGCACGCCCGAACtctcaacctcatcatctgttccatctccagctccaacATGCCTCTGACCGAGTACATTGGCCTGCTCAAGCGGGAGGGTATTTTCTGCCAACTCGGTCTTCCGGACGATGGACAATTCAAGGTTGGTGCTGGAACGATTTGCGCGGGCCGCCGATCGTTGACTGGAAGCTTCATGGGTTCACCTCACGAGATCcgcgagatgctgcagcttgctGCCGACAAGGGGATCAAGCCGTGGGTTGAGCAGTGGCCGATGAGCGAAGCTAACCGTGCCATTGTTGATATGGATCTCGGAAAGGCAAAGTACAGATACGTATTGGTGAACAATGACCAGTAA
- a CDS encoding inositol phospholipid synthesis and fat-storage-inducing TM domain-containing protein, with protein MASRRRISNSDPNNSISSDMAASTSHDQDQGKSQVLRHNPPYLPTPLERIALGIFPAILVFGTIFSVLSPDIRAAEYDHVSQSHHQDPSKAPGYFARKNNVFNVFYVKRGWGWITFAFVFSLLVQPTGKTPPAVVLMRRIRAGLRWVAVTGWWFFVTQWFFGPPIIDRSFRWTGGKCELAQREVAMGDGSVKEMLTAVACKAAGGKWKGGHDISGHVFLLVLGTAFLMQEVGWAALRFSGSLAEERSIVVPDGTVQSASVESESAIGEGKGEAVFNISGKTAIGIMSLNLWMLLMTAIYFHTWFEKLTGLLTAIVGIYTIYYVPRFVPAVRGLIGLPGI; from the exons ATGGCATCGCGACGCCGCATATCCAACTCTGATCCCAAcaattccatctccagcGACATGGCCGCCTCTACGAGCCACGATCAGGACCAGGGCAAGAGTCAGGTCCTAAGACACAACCCGCCATATCTCCCGACACCCCTCGAGCGAATAgccctcggcatcttccccgcgatcctcgtcttcggcaccatcttctccgtcctCTCGCCCGACATCCGAGCCGCTGAATATGACCACGTGTCGCAGTCGCACCACCAAGACCCGAGCAAGGCGCCCGGCTACTTTGCCCGCAAGAACAACGTCTTCAACGTCTTCTACGTCAAGCGAGGCTGGGGATGGATcacctttgcctttgtcttttccctCCTCGTGCAGCCCACCGGCAAGACGCCGCCTGCAGTCGTCTTGATGAGGAGAATCCGCGCGGGGCTGCGGTGGGTGGCCGTCACGGGCTGGTGGTTCTTCGTCACGCAGTGGTTCTTTGGCCCGCCCATTATTGACCGCAGCTTTCGGTGGACTGGCGGCAAATGCGAGCTGGCCCAGCGAGAGGTTGCCATGGGAGATGGTTCCGTGAAAGAGATGTTGACGGCCGTGGCATGCAAGGCGGCTGGGGGCAAATGGAAGGGAGGCCACGATATCTCGGGGCACGTTTTTCTTCTGGTACTGGGAACTGCGTTTTTGATGCAAGAGGTTGGCTGGGCGGCTCTAAGATTCAGCGGATCGCTAGCCGAAGAGAGAAGCATTGTCGTTCCTGACGGAACTGTTCAGAGCGCCAGTGTAGAGTCAGAGTCTGCTATAGGAGAGGGTAAGGGAGAGGCCGTGTTTAACATCTCAGGAAAGACGGCCATAGGCATCATGTCATTGAACCTGtggatgctgctgatgacAGCCATATACTTCCACACGTGGTTTGAAAAG CTTACTGGGCTTTTGACCGCCATCGTAGGGATATACACCATCTATTATGTGCCTAGATTTGTACCGGCTGTTCGAGGATTGATTGGCTTGCCCGGGATATAG
- a CDS encoding ATP adenylyltransferase domain-containing protein produces MSRLKAPTNLHELVKTTFSKALSANELHYFSTQVTILHVNSIPFQLRFSPSLANKPKGPPPDPSQPRKPFDPFANPPASLFITDLGPSHFLVLNKFAVVPEHFILATKEYKLQTHLLEESDLEATLACIDAYEQAKQDGTSSASTSPEKESHNDGLFAFFNGGQHSGASQPHRHIQLLPISRMKDGLDTDSSWDVLAQQADKLEKTPFVAFSETINTETSPAHLHAAYLRLYKKACQAVAQHAGATNSASDEIPTTGEANISYNMAMTKDTIVICPRLSEGSEIKSSETSSPIGSLALNGTLLAGTALVKSEAEWDALKKSPSELLAVLKSIGVPREDVIDEQVKL; encoded by the exons ATGTCGCGATTAAAAGCACCCACAAACCTCCATGAACTCGTCAAGACCACCTTTTCCAAAGCCCTCTCTGCAAATGAGCTTCACTATTTCTCCACTCAAGTCACCATCCTTCATGTCAATTCCATTCCC TTCCAACTGCGattctctccctctctgGCAAACAAGCCCAAAGGCCCCCCTCCGGATCCCTCACAGCCGCGCAAGCCGTTTGATCCCTTTGCCAATCCTCCAGCCTCGCTCTTCATCACAGACTTGGGACCATCTCATTTCTTAGTATTGAACAAATTCGCCGTTGTTCCGGAGCACTTTATTCTCGCCACAAAGGAGTACAAGCTACAGACTCATCTGTTAGAAGAATCCGATCTCGAAGCCACGCTTGCCTGCATCGACGCCTATGAACAGGCCAAGCAAGACGGaacatcttcagcttcaacttcaccGGAAAAGGAATCACATAATGATGGCCTTTTCGCCTTCTTCAATGGGGGCCAGCACTCTGGAGCAAGCCAACCTCATAGACACATTCAGCTCTTGCCCATCTCCCGGATGAAGGACGGCCTAGACACCGACTCGTCATGGGATGTGCTCGCTCAACAGGCAGATAAACTAGAAAAGACACCTTTTGTTGCATTCTCAGAAACCATCAACACGGAAACTTCCCCGGCACATCTCCACGCCGCCTATCTCCGTCTCTACAAAAAGGCGTGTCAAGCAGTTGCTCAGCATGCAGGAGCCACGAATTCAGCCTCGGATGAAATTCCCACCACTGGAGAAGCAAATATCAGCTacaacatggccatgacaAAAGACACGATAGTCATATGCCCTCGCCTAAGCGAAGGTTCCGAGATTAAAAGCAGTGAAACATCCTCGCCGATTGGATCCCTCGCACTAAACGGCACTCTCTTAGCAGGGACAGCACTGGTGAAGAGCGAAGCAGAGTGGGatgccttgaagaagagcccaAGCGAATTACTTGCCGTACTAAAGAGTATCGGTGTTCCACGGGAAGATGTCATAGATGAGCAGGTTAAACTATAG